A region of the Dreissena polymorpha isolate Duluth1 chromosome 6, UMN_Dpol_1.0, whole genome shotgun sequence genome:
tattattattcaagGTTTATTGAAATaaggctatttaaagtcgacgatgcagggatttgtcccctatttagcacttaatttacaaatttctttaaaggtattgCACCGACAAtaatattaaccaatgtccccgagtaacatatccgccagagtttcttaaaaaaaatcgtattggtgaaaaaattcgactttacaatcaatatgttgatgaaaaaaatgatatgacatggtgctgtgcatcagatgtcaagatatgacatgagtgcagttcatttataaacttaaaagcccactattacagctgatttatgcccactctgatgcattgtagatcattttcattgaactttaaGGTTTTATAAATTTTCTGCTTATAGTTCCAATTTTGGGTAGACTTTTATAAATctgaactaaatttggatctattatacatgacttcaagttgacagctttgcaaacatctccgacaatgcacgcgtgtataaatgtttatttcttttcgttctttttggtaATGATAGTAATTTCATTTGCAGCTGTCCAATTTTGAAATCGTTTGTTAAGATACCAGTGAATAGCTTAGGAAAACAACGCACAAGGCTTATTTATGCCTTGATAGTTGTTTGGTATTGACGGATCGCCTTTTTATAAAGGGAAATAATCCGGCCCGTTGACCAGCTGCTTGGGAATTACCCGGATAAGAGAATATGATATGATATATAACAAAGACGCTCTAAAATATTCGTACATAACATTGTCCAAAGAACACGCCTtcgtgtctagtatatttattagtatatttagaatatttcttacagaaattcttttaagcaaacagcgcagaccctgatgagacgccgcatctttttttctagacgctaggcataaatgggttaatatttatataaccttTCTTTTAGCAAGGTTTTTATAGTGTTCAACGAGCTATTGTAACTTAAGTGTTACTCCATTCGGATCCGCAGTGCTTTTTTGAACATTTGCCAAAATTCTTTAGGTGATTAAGATTTCATGTTGTCCATCTTGCGTCCCGACGTTTGATTTAAATCTGTCTTGCATTTACgacaataatatttgtatgatttctttttttaaacgtGACGAATACTATTTACCGACGGTCAGACACAGAAAGCTCCGATCGATAGCAAtcgtataaataattaaaattaaacaaacagaCGATTTGACGGCCGACATCAATAGGCTATACAATTTTAGGTGTTATGATTACTCCAAATCTTGTATCAAGAGTCATTTTAATGCATATTTTTCGAGAAGTATccgtttaaatgaaaaacaaggctattatttaacaaatttcGCATCTTGAAATTAGTTAAGATGTTTCAattttaataagtgttttattttttttttaggttTTATTTGGGATAACTGATTGAATGtgttgtcatatatatatatatatatatatatatatatatatatatatatatatatatatatatatatatatatatatatatatatattatttacgtTTGAAAAGCtttaaaatgttattgtattatttaatgttttggaCTGTTTCTtcatttaattagtttaaaccaatttattttagctcgattgcttcgaaagcctaaggcttatataaacgctctcgagtccgtttcctgggcctagaaccagtacttggggtctttgggggagatctaaagaacgctccaacggtggggatcgaacccgtgacctcccagtcgctaggcggacaccatatccattacacaacGGCGACCTctttatttaattgataataaCTCATATTACAAATACGAAGAAACTGATGGGATCACCTTGTTTGCAAACAAGTTGTATCTGACAAACAATCTTTGACAATCGCTGAAATGCCGTCTTTAAACAAGCAATATAATCATTTCTTAATACCAGGACCGAAATTACACCATGAaagagtttaaaaaaatgatcatGGCAAAGActcaaattcatatttatttgtgttaatgtttGTGGAAAATAGGTGTTTTGCTTATTCCCATAACAGTGTGCAtgcaatcaatatatatatatcaacactTCGATATGGCCGGGTATGCTCTCGAACCCACACGTATTTGACGATAGgggtaaataaaaaacataagacAATAATACTGAACTGAAAATTGATACCTGATAACTAACCTTGCAAGTTGCTCAATCAGAACCATTGTTCTGCTTACTATTGCATAATGTGATATTAATAGTTgcagggttagttactgacccgatacgtatcgggtcagtaactaaccaTGCAACGATTATATCACGCCATCTACTTTCCATCTCGTCAAAATAACAAGGGCaaactatgtatttttataactagtattatcgaaaatattaaattcaagaacaatatataacaataataaaatttcaGAAAAAATCCTGAAAAAAGGAaagtaaaatacatattttcgtTACTATTAATTGTTCACAATATTGTTTCACAATGTCAACTATAGTCTGCTGACAccatatagtctactgacaccatatagaatatatggggtcagcatgtgACGATTCCGGGCGGCCATTTTGAATGTTACTACTGCCCCCTATAGTgtactgacaccatatagaatatatgggcTCAGCATGATGTCAAACAGCCAATTAAAGAAGAGTTCTTTGTAGATGGCGTGACATACAGTTTTACAGTTTTTTGATAACATCATGGAAGGAAATAACAAATTTTAAAACAGGACACGTACCCGTGAAATCAATATTTATTACGTGATTGAATATATGAAATTATTACGATCAATTCTATATTCATTTGAGCAGCCTATAAAACATTGCttgcatattttcaaatataattgcCTTTCATATCGTTTATATATGGACAAACTATGTACTTCTGTGTTACCTGTCATATAACACTACTCGCatgtgacctattttttttagAAGAtatatgaaattaatttaataatcagGCAGCAATAATATCTTCAATACACTTGCGCTGAGACAATAATCCAcataatgttttcaattttattgcatgtttagtgtttttttttctgtttaatgcaaagaaaatatatggtTTCACATTTTTAAGATCAAAACAATAAAGAAAGTATATAAAGTTAATGATGAAACATGTGACAAAGTTTGATTTTAGCAATCCACATCTTGGCGTCTCTTAGGGACCCGCGTGGTACCACCCCACTGGTTGTATCGCTCTGTGGTAGGTGTTAGCCTAAAACAGGTTACACCACACTATCTTAGTAATTcgaataaaaaacaatactgattTTTAACAGCAACGATACTTGAAGTTGATGAATATGATTTAACACCAACAAGCATTAATCTCCCTATAATTCTGGTTGCCTAGTAACGCATGTGACCACATAGTTTGCGCTTTACGTTGAATGGACGTTTTTTTAAACATGGGACGGAGGTGCCTTATCTAAATCAGTTAGCGCTGTCGTCTTTGCCTTACGTCTTTAAGTAGTGTTGCGTGTATTGTTTACCGTATTGGCGAAATGGTAAACATGATTAGTAGCTCATTGTAAAACCTAACAGATTATGATAACATATTCCTCCGTATTTAAATCTAAAACTCGTGGGTCAACTGTTCTGATATACGGTGGTAAAATAAATGTTGGGCGGGGCGTATAAGAACGTTGTTATTAATAAGAGAAGTCAGTTTGTAAGTAAAAAGAGCGACAACGAATTCCATTGAAACACAATACGATCAGAGCAGCGGGTTACGTAAACACTATACACGGTGGTCAGTAGTTTTCTACTTGCTGTGTAGTAAACGATCTTTTTGTTTGCGGTTTTTTGTCACTTCACTTGATATGTAACTCTATCCATTTTTCGTGTAAGCCATCAAACACTTAACACCAAACTATAACAATATTAAGTAACAATAATCGAAATCTTTTCTCGATGGAAGCCTTACTTACTTTGCTTACCCGGCATGGTAGCAGAGAAAATTAATCTTCTCCACACAGGAAGCGGCTACCCATTTATAATCCAGAGACTCGGACATGTAAACGCAGTTCCGGGAACCATCCTCCATTGTCCCATTGCCAGAGGTGGTGTTCCAATTAGTGAAGTTGAGCGCCTTCTTGTCGCTCATCCTCTTCCAGTCCTTAGGATTGAGCAGATCCGTGATGTCCAGCCAGAACTTGCCCGGGAAGATTGTACCTGGCAACAAAGGACACAGATTTccgcattcggtacccctcgcagattatcaataATCGTACTTATCCgttgtttgacggaaagggccgagaatgtgcaaTTGAGATTTCCGATATAAATCGGGCTACGTTCCACTTACAGCAGTTATGATATGTAAATAGAGAA
Encoded here:
- the LOC127835011 gene encoding perlucin-like protein isoform X2; its protein translation is MLASKNLFLALWWILFAYGGAVCPDGYCRHSDGCYRTVALNVTWIDARSYCGVLGGALLSPVSQSMAAAAEGALRRTKGTIFPGKFWLDITDLLNPKDWKRMSDKKALNFTNWNTTSGNGTMEDGSRNCVYMSESLDYKWVAASCVEKINFLCYHAGLTPTTERYNQWGGTTRVPKRRQDVDC
- the LOC127835011 gene encoding perlucin-like protein isoform X3; translation: MLASKNLFLALWWILFAYGGAVCPDGYCRHSDGCYRTVALNVTWIDARSYCGVLGGALLSPVSQSMAAAAEGALRRTKGTIFPGKFWLDITDLLNPKDWKRMSDKKALNFTNWNTTSGNGTMEDGSRNCVYMSESLDYKWVAASCVEKINFLCYHAG